The following proteins are co-located in the Leptolyngbya sp. SIO1E4 genome:
- a CDS encoding AAA-like domain-containing protein: MQSDEALAILDQLLPNHPLNNLQETVFSQVWEGKTYAEIADACGYEHNYIRDVGFRLWQILSEALGQKVSKSNIRALLGRYARTHQPRTAVENYEAPPGSLPLELEFPNGPVPLHSRLYIERPPIEAQTFADVLKPGSLIRLKAPRQMGKTSLLRRILVYGQKRQLHSVMLSFHRADRAIYRSLDHFLRWFCANISYQLGLEVKLNTYWNADIGSKVSCSAYLEDYVLNQIEGDLVIALDELNELFQYPEISSEFLPLLRSWYEDAREFESWGRIRWVLAHATDVYVPLQLNQSPFNVGLAIKLPSFSLKQVQELARRHCLTWVEGNAGMEKLLSLLHMVSCRPGLIRLALYALARDGISLEQLTEEAPTQSGIYSDHLRELLAALHPHPDLQTAFSTVISTSDPVTLDPITAYRLESLGLISLTKNQATPTCELYRQYFLDFLPIRQPETYV, from the coding sequence ATGCAATCTGACGAGGCCCTCGCCATTCTGGATCAGCTCCTCCCCAATCACCCGCTGAATAATTTGCAAGAAACGGTCTTCAGCCAGGTATGGGAAGGGAAAACCTACGCCGAAATTGCGGATGCTTGTGGCTATGAACACAACTACATTCGCGATGTGGGGTTTCGGCTCTGGCAGATATTATCAGAAGCGCTGGGTCAAAAAGTCTCTAAAAGCAATATTAGGGCGTTGCTAGGGCGCTATGCCCGCACCCATCAGCCACGAACTGCTGTTGAGAATTATGAGGCCCCTCCAGGGTCGCTGCCCCTAGAACTAGAATTTCCGAACGGGCCGGTGCCGTTACATTCGCGGCTGTATATCGAGCGGCCCCCCATTGAAGCCCAAACATTTGCAGATGTCCTTAAACCCGGTAGCCTGATTCGCCTCAAGGCACCGCGTCAAATGGGAAAAACGTCTCTTTTACGGCGCATTTTGGTCTACGGTCAAAAGCGTCAGTTACACTCTGTCATGCTCAGCTTCCACCGGGCCGATCGCGCTATCTATCGCAGCTTGGATCATTTTCTCCGCTGGTTTTGTGCCAACATCAGCTATCAATTAGGGCTTGAGGTCAAACTAAATACTTATTGGAATGCCGATATTGGCAGTAAAGTGAGCTGCTCTGCTTATCTCGAAGACTATGTCCTAAATCAAATCGAGGGAGATTTGGTCATTGCCCTTGACGAACTCAATGAGCTATTCCAATATCCTGAAATTTCTTCAGAGTTTTTGCCGTTGCTGCGTTCCTGGTATGAAGATGCCCGTGAGTTTGAGAGTTGGGGACGAATTCGCTGGGTGCTAGCCCACGCCACTGATGTGTACGTTCCGCTGCAGCTCAATCAGTCTCCATTTAATGTGGGGCTTGCTATTAAGCTGCCGTCCTTTTCTCTTAAACAAGTCCAGGAATTGGCCCGGCGCCATTGCCTGACCTGGGTTGAGGGCAATGCAGGCATGGAAAAGCTGCTGTCGTTGCTCCATATGGTGAGCTGTCGTCCAGGGCTGATCCGTCTGGCTTTATACGCGCTAGCGCGGGATGGCATTAGTCTAGAACAGCTGACTGAAGAAGCCCCCACCCAGTCAGGCATTTACAGTGACCATCTGCGAGAATTACTGGCGGCGCTGCATCCTCACCCAGATCTGCAGACTGCCTTTTCGACGGTCATCAGTACCTCTGACCCGGTCACCCTAGACCCAATTACGGCTTACCGCTTAGAAAGTTTAGGGCTCATTAGCCTGACTAAAAACCAGGCCACCCCAACGTGCGAACTGTATCGCCAATATTTTCTCGATTTTTTACCCATAAGACAGCCCGAGACCTATGTATGA
- a CDS encoding AAA-like domain-containing protein, translated as MYEYCVGGSLAIDDPTYIERSADDTLYTSLLRGEVCYVLTSRQMGKSSLRLRTRHRLERAKQGRCASIDLTRIGSQQLSLEQWYQGLAFELQRKFGLPNPVHLPTWWHTLGTLSPVQKLSQFIETVLLTGQSEEPLFIFLDEIDSVKGLSFSVSDFFGLVRFCYNERAENPAYRRLTWALFGVATPHDLVANAQQAPFNIGTAIQLSGFSWTEAAPLAIGLSGCAQQPEQLLTEVLRWTGGQPFLTQKLCGLLRRECEHDRIATGAEASVVERVVRSHLIHHWEAQDEPEHLRTIRDRILADETRSGRLLSLHQRLLTHDSIKPDGSNDQADLKLSGIAIERNCELRVTNAIYAAVFNTDWVNQCLSRQRPYAAMLNAWVSSNYQDDSRLLMGQALQEAIHWAADKSLSDLDYRFLSASQEWDAKMVRMELEAQEKANRMLAKAQKKANQMIGLGYLSLTACLVISAIALLISFLR; from the coding sequence ATGTATGAGTATTGCGTCGGGGGCAGTCTGGCGATAGATGACCCGACCTACATTGAACGCAGTGCTGATGACACGCTCTACACGTCGCTTTTGAGAGGAGAGGTTTGCTACGTGCTAACTTCCCGACAGATGGGCAAGTCCAGTCTGCGGCTGCGTACTCGGCATCGATTGGAAAGGGCCAAGCAAGGGCGGTGTGCATCTATTGATCTGACTCGCATTGGTAGTCAGCAGCTCAGCCTAGAGCAGTGGTATCAAGGGTTAGCCTTTGAGCTGCAGCGAAAATTTGGCTTGCCCAACCCAGTACACTTGCCAACCTGGTGGCACACTCTGGGCACCTTATCACCCGTGCAAAAGCTGAGTCAGTTTATTGAAACGGTGCTGCTAACAGGGCAATCGGAGGAGCCGCTATTCATTTTTTTGGATGAAATTGACAGCGTTAAGGGGCTGAGCTTCTCGGTCAGTGACTTTTTTGGGCTGGTGCGGTTTTGCTACAACGAGCGGGCCGAAAACCCCGCTTATCGGCGTTTGACTTGGGCGCTGTTTGGGGTGGCAACGCCCCATGACTTGGTGGCAAATGCTCAGCAGGCGCCGTTTAACATTGGTACGGCCATTCAGCTCTCTGGCTTCTCGTGGACGGAAGCTGCGCCTTTAGCGATCGGACTGTCTGGATGCGCGCAACAGCCGGAGCAGCTACTCACAGAAGTCCTGCGGTGGACAGGGGGGCAGCCGTTTTTAACCCAGAAACTTTGTGGTTTACTGCGGCGAGAGTGTGAGCATGATCGGATCGCGACTGGAGCAGAAGCCTCTGTGGTGGAGAGAGTTGTCCGATCGCACCTGATCCATCATTGGGAAGCTCAAGATGAACCTGAACATCTGCGCACCATTCGCGATCGCATCCTCGCAGACGAAACCCGTTCTGGTCGTCTGCTCAGTCTGCACCAGCGTCTCCTGACCCACGACAGCATTAAACCTGATGGCAGTAATGACCAGGCGGATCTAAAGCTTTCGGGGATTGCGATCGAACGTAACTGCGAATTGCGAGTAACAAATGCGATTTATGCCGCCGTCTTTAATACCGATTGGGTTAATCAGTGCCTTTCCCGACAGCGCCCCTATGCGGCGATGCTCAATGCCTGGGTTTCCTCCAACTATCAAGATGATTCGCGCCTGCTGATGGGCCAAGCTTTGCAAGAAGCCATACACTGGGCTGCCGACAAAAGCCTCAGCGATCTGGACTACCGCTTTTTATCGGCCAGTCAAGAATGGGATGCCAAAATGGTGCGCATGGAACTAGAGGCTCAAGAAAAAGCTAATCGCATGCTGGCCAAAGCCCAGAAAAAAGCGAATCAAATGATTGGGTTGGGCTACCTCAGTTTGACTGCCTGCCTAGTGATTTCAGCAATCGCGCTGCTGATCAGTTTTCTTCGGTAA
- a CDS encoding transcriptional repressor produces the protein MTPQRETILETFQHLPKGEHLSAEDLHDELKEQGETVSLSTIYRNLKLMARMGILRELELAEGQKRYEINQPAPHHHHHLICVRCNKTIEFKNDSVLKVGARTAKKSGYHLLDCQLTIHAVCPTCQRSLLPV, from the coding sequence ATGACTCCACAGCGAGAAACCATCCTGGAAACATTTCAGCATCTGCCCAAGGGGGAACACCTCAGCGCAGAGGATCTTCATGACGAGCTCAAAGAGCAAGGCGAGACGGTCAGTTTGTCAACGATTTATCGTAATCTCAAGCTTATGGCTCGTATGGGTATCCTGCGGGAGCTAGAGTTAGCAGAAGGCCAGAAGCGTTACGAGATTAATCAGCCCGCGCCCCACCACCATCACCACTTAATTTGCGTTCGCTGCAATAAGACGATTGAGTTTAAAAATGACTCGGTTCTCAAGGTGGGTGCCCGCACAGCAAAGAAGTCTGGCTATCACCTGCTAGATTGTCAGTTAACAATTCACGCAGTCTGTCCAACGTGTCAGCGATCGTTGCTGCCGGTGTAG
- a CDS encoding biopolymer transporter ExbD — translation MHLPDESESSPQINIVPMIDVIFVVLTFFILSSLFLTRAEGLPVTLPRAATGESQLDQHTLTVTLTATGTLQLGNAETTLESLPTQIEARRVGTQSLLIVIQADEAVPHGQVVAVMDQLRTLGNIQLGIATAPLTTSAQP, via the coding sequence ATGCACCTACCTGACGAATCCGAATCATCGCCCCAGATTAATATCGTGCCGATGATTGACGTCATTTTTGTTGTACTGACCTTTTTTATTTTGTCGAGTCTGTTCTTAACGCGGGCAGAAGGACTCCCAGTGACACTTCCAAGGGCAGCCACCGGCGAAAGCCAGCTAGATCAGCATACGCTCACCGTCACCCTCACTGCGACTGGAACCTTGCAGCTCGGCAACGCAGAAACAACCCTGGAAAGCTTGCCGACTCAAATAGAAGCCCGTCGCGTCGGCACGCAGTCCTTATTAATCGTCATCCAAGCGGATGAAGCTGTCCCCCACGGGCAAGTCGTCGCCGTGATGGATCAACTCCGAACATTAGGGAATATTCAGCTAGGGATTGCGACAGCCCCCTTAACGACAAGTGCACAGCCCTGA
- a CDS encoding DUF4089 domain-containing protein, with amino-acid sequence MQSSSSEGAISFDVQACFDVQTYVDQTAALLGLKISPEIRPSVVENFERIMAIAQPVLDFELPDNLEPAPTFDP; translated from the coding sequence ATGCAGTCCTCTTCCTCTGAAGGTGCTATTAGTTTTGACGTTCAAGCCTGTTTTGACGTTCAAACCTATGTCGATCAGACAGCCGCACTGCTAGGGTTAAAAATTTCTCCAGAGATCCGCCCCAGCGTGGTCGAAAACTTTGAGCGCATTATGGCGATCGCCCAACCTGTACTAGATTTTGAGCTACCTGATAATCTAGAGCCTGCCCCTACCTTTGACCCCTAA
- a CDS encoding AtzE family amidohydrolase: MESNTHAPLLDGVAIAAAIQTGETTAQVILEETLNQITARDRNLNCFTAIIADRALQRAQEIDQSIRLGRANGPLAGVPFAVKNLFDIAGEVTLAGSQINRNNAPATQDATAITRLEQAGAILVGALNMDEYAYGFVTVNHHYGATPNPHDLQRIAGGSSGGSAAAVAAELVPLTLGSDTNGSIRVPAGLCGVYGLKPTYGRLSRAGAYLFSASLDHIGPLARSVRDIATSFDVLQGADPQDPVCTSRPASPTMPLIDEGIDGLRIGILDDHFARGMQPDIAKTLTAVTNVLGTTQTVVLPEAARARAAAYLITACEGSQLHLSHLQHQPMAFDPATRDRFLAGAMVPHSWYLQAQRFRRWFQGQMQAVWAQFDVLLAPTTPCVAPFLNQDTMDIEGTSVLVRPHLGLYTQPLSFIGLPVLSVPVHQSGVLPIGVQIIAAPYQEATILRVARWLERQQIIAPFGSR; the protein is encoded by the coding sequence ATGGAATCAAACACCCATGCCCCCCTGCTCGATGGGGTCGCGATCGCAGCGGCTATTCAAACTGGAGAAACCACCGCTCAGGTCATCCTAGAGGAAACGCTCAATCAGATCACCGCTCGCGATCGTAACCTCAACTGCTTTACTGCGATCATCGCGGATCGAGCTTTGCAACGAGCCCAGGAGATCGATCAATCTATTCGGTTAGGACGGGCCAACGGCCCGTTGGCTGGCGTTCCCTTTGCCGTTAAAAACCTGTTCGACATTGCGGGCGAGGTAACCCTTGCGGGCTCGCAAATCAATCGTAATAATGCCCCTGCGACCCAAGATGCAACCGCGATCACCCGTTTAGAGCAAGCCGGGGCTATTCTCGTCGGTGCGCTGAATATGGACGAGTACGCCTACGGCTTTGTAACGGTCAACCATCACTACGGAGCGACCCCTAATCCCCACGATCTGCAGCGCATTGCTGGAGGATCCTCAGGCGGGTCAGCCGCCGCAGTTGCCGCAGAATTAGTTCCGCTGACGCTTGGGTCAGATACCAATGGCTCTATTCGAGTGCCTGCAGGGTTGTGCGGGGTCTACGGATTGAAACCCACCTACGGCAGGCTCTCTAGGGCGGGGGCTTATCTGTTTTCGGCCAGTCTGGATCACATTGGGCCGTTGGCCCGGTCGGTGCGGGATATTGCCACCAGCTTTGATGTCTTGCAAGGGGCGGATCCTCAGGATCCAGTCTGTACGTCTCGCCCCGCCTCACCAACAATGCCGTTGATAGATGAGGGGATTGACGGACTACGAATCGGGATTTTGGATGACCATTTTGCCCGGGGGATGCAGCCCGATATTGCCAAGACCCTGACAGCTGTCACCAACGTCTTGGGAACAACCCAAACAGTTGTCTTACCCGAAGCTGCCCGCGCCCGAGCAGCCGCGTATCTGATTACCGCCTGCGAGGGAAGCCAACTCCATTTATCCCACCTTCAACATCAGCCTATGGCGTTTGATCCGGCAACGCGCGATCGCTTTCTAGCGGGGGCTATGGTGCCCCACAGCTGGTATCTTCAAGCCCAGCGGTTTCGACGCTGGTTTCAAGGGCAGATGCAGGCTGTCTGGGCGCAATTTGATGTACTGCTAGCCCCTACCACTCCTTGCGTCGCGCCTTTTCTAAACCAAGACACCATGGATATTGAGGGTACCTCCGTGTTAGTCCGCCCTCATTTAGGCCTCTATACTCAACCGCTTTCATTCATTGGGTTACCCGTTTTATCAGTGCCGGTTCATCAATCGGGGGTTCTGCCCATTGGGGTGCAGATTATTGCTGCCCCCTACCAAGAAGCCACCATCCTGCGAGTTGCCCGGTGGTTAGAGAGGCAACAAATCATTGCCCCTTTTGGAAGCCGCTAA
- a CDS encoding type II secretion system protein: MALFQYRALAAGRKRRSIAGFTLLEILVVLVMLGILAAISAPSWTRFQANRQVTLARDELRQGIQQAQSASMTQQSSWRFSLRKQAEQWEWAVHPNEQSWEDVSAWQPLNANITLAESDTTLAQQAGTYYVRFGFNGEVKYRLSTITLADKAGLTQNRCVVISTLLGATRNGEEHLYPNNNGRYCY; encoded by the coding sequence ATGGCGCTTTTTCAATATCGTGCGCTGGCAGCAGGGCGCAAACGCAGGTCAATCGCGGGTTTTACGCTGCTAGAAATTCTGGTTGTGTTAGTCATGCTCGGGATACTTGCGGCGATCTCCGCTCCTTCTTGGACCCGGTTCCAGGCAAATCGACAAGTGACGCTAGCCCGTGATGAACTTCGGCAGGGCATTCAACAGGCGCAATCCGCCTCTATGACTCAACAAAGCTCTTGGCGCTTTAGCCTTCGCAAACAAGCAGAGCAGTGGGAGTGGGCGGTTCATCCCAATGAGCAGAGCTGGGAAGATGTGTCGGCCTGGCAGCCGTTGAACGCTAATATTACGTTGGCAGAGTCTGATACGACCCTGGCACAGCAAGCAGGCACTTATTATGTGCGGTTTGGCTTTAATGGCGAAGTGAAATATCGGCTCAGCACCATTACCCTCGCCGATAAAGCAGGGCTGACTCAAAACCGCTGTGTTGTAATCTCAACCCTGTTGGGAGCCACCAGAAACGGTGAGGAGCACCTTTATCCCAACAATAATGGTCGTTACTGTTACTAA